A single region of the Nocardioides aquaticus genome encodes:
- a CDS encoding sigma-54-dependent Fis family transcriptional regulator — protein sequence MSLTDEMRAPIADSWRRAGLAGVDPASALQGLTYAEVDLRSPLMAAATPVLDDLGDQLSETVFSTLLVDRDGRVAQRWCGTRGLERAFDDLGVAVGVSMLEEAVGTNAPGTVLETRERIAVHGSEHYAVPLRDFSCYGHPIFHPVTRRIEGVLDITCVATSADPLLRPVVARAVADIEQRLLDGSRVSETELLHAFQAASGRRRAVVAMLDDLTMSNRTALDLLGQVDLTLLRMLAQDVGSTGLSREITLESGVAARVRVEHVPRTRGGSLVHVEPLARPRSPRNRTTPVSRVATGPALVAGAPGTGRTTYAARLAGDHRVAVLTAARALLDGPQAWSRDFASLVRAGQGTVCVDGVDLLPDHLVDLVASHVATATAPRVVLISGPVDDLVGRAAALVSACTDRTELAPLAARTADLPDLVATQLVDLGCDASVHLAPSALAALGAQSWPGNLRELRAVLEHAVRDRGLGPITVDHLPEAYRSRDGARTLAPLERAERDAIVAALDQHGGNKVRAAAALGISRTTLYAKLRTLRITAY from the coding sequence GTGAGCCTCACCGACGAGATGCGCGCACCGATCGCCGACTCGTGGCGCCGCGCCGGTCTCGCCGGCGTCGACCCCGCCTCGGCCCTCCAGGGCCTGACCTACGCCGAGGTCGACCTGCGGAGCCCGCTGATGGCCGCGGCCACGCCAGTGCTCGACGACCTCGGCGACCAGCTCAGCGAGACCGTCTTCAGCACCCTGCTGGTCGACCGGGACGGCCGCGTCGCGCAGCGGTGGTGCGGCACCCGGGGCCTGGAGCGCGCCTTCGACGACCTGGGGGTCGCCGTCGGGGTCAGCATGCTCGAGGAGGCGGTCGGCACCAACGCCCCCGGCACCGTCCTGGAGACCCGGGAGCGGATCGCGGTGCACGGCTCGGAGCACTACGCGGTGCCGCTGCGCGACTTCAGCTGCTACGGCCACCCGATCTTCCACCCGGTCACCCGCCGGATCGAGGGCGTCCTCGACATCACCTGCGTCGCGACGTCCGCCGACCCCCTCCTGCGCCCGGTGGTCGCCCGGGCGGTCGCCGACATCGAGCAGCGGCTGCTCGACGGCAGCCGGGTCAGCGAGACCGAGCTGCTGCACGCCTTCCAGGCCGCGTCCGGGCGGCGCCGGGCGGTCGTGGCGATGCTGGACGACCTGACGATGTCGAACCGGACCGCGCTCGACCTGCTCGGCCAGGTCGACCTGACCCTGCTCCGGATGCTGGCCCAGGACGTCGGCAGCACCGGGCTGTCCCGCGAGATCACCCTGGAGTCCGGGGTGGCCGCCCGGGTCCGCGTGGAGCACGTGCCGCGCACCCGCGGCGGGTCCCTGGTCCACGTCGAGCCGCTGGCCCGTCCGCGCAGCCCCCGCAACCGGACCACCCCGGTGAGCCGGGTCGCGACCGGCCCCGCGCTCGTCGCGGGCGCGCCGGGCACCGGCCGCACCACGTACGCCGCCCGGCTCGCCGGCGACCACCGGGTGGCGGTGCTGACCGCGGCGCGCGCCCTGCTCGACGGCCCGCAGGCGTGGTCGCGCGACTTCGCCTCCCTGGTCCGGGCCGGGCAGGGCACGGTCTGCGTGGACGGGGTCGACCTGCTCCCCGACCACCTCGTCGACCTCGTGGCCTCCCACGTCGCCACCGCGACGGCGCCCCGGGTGGTGCTGATCTCGGGGCCGGTCGACGACCTCGTCGGCCGGGCCGCGGCACTGGTCTCGGCCTGCACCGACCGCACCGAGCTGGCGCCGCTGGCCGCCCGCACCGCCGACCTACCCGACCTGGTCGCGACCCAGCTGGTCGACCTCGGCTGCGACGCCTCGGTCCACCTCGCCCCCTCCGCCCTGGCCGCGCTCGGCGCCCAGTCCTGGCCGGGCAACCTGCGCGAGCTGCGCGCCGTGCTCGAGCACGCCGTCCGGGATCGTGGGCTCGGCCCGATCACCGTGGACCACCTGCCCGAGGCGTACCGCTCCCGCGACGGCGCCCGCACCCTCGCCCCGCTGGAGCGCGCCGAGCGCGACGCGATCGTGGCCGCGCTCGACCAGCACGGCGGCAACAAGGTCCGGGCCGCGGCGGCGCTGGGCATCTCGCGCACGACCCTCTACGCCAAGCTCCGGACGCTGCGGATCACGGCGTACTGA
- a CDS encoding CPBP family intramembrane glutamic endopeptidase codes for MTTAAATTRTPRLARARAALRRDSPVPGGVPELARAVLVLEVVLVLLLSLGRSAVYSVVNLLEAVTAPGALSEQAATLNTSVTPDRPWFDLAYQLLRMGFAVVPVLLCAYLLVRSGTRVREVWFRGAGWRDLGSGAVIALGVGSLGVVFYLATFALGTNLTVVAQGLPEEWWRYPVLVLSALQNSVVEEFVVLGFVQVRLRQAGLGDASAIGLAALLRGSYHLYQGLGGFVGNLAMGLLFGWLYRRWQRVTPLVVAHTFLDIGAFVGYAVLAGQVDWLPTL; via the coding sequence GTGACCACTGCCGCCGCGACGACCCGGACCCCCCGCCTGGCCCGCGCCCGGGCCGCGCTGCGCCGCGACAGCCCCGTCCCGGGAGGCGTGCCCGAGCTGGCCCGGGCGGTGCTGGTCCTCGAGGTCGTGCTGGTGCTGCTGCTCTCGCTGGGCCGCTCCGCGGTCTACTCCGTGGTGAACCTGCTGGAGGCCGTCACGGCACCGGGTGCGCTGTCGGAGCAGGCCGCCACGCTGAACACCTCGGTCACGCCGGACCGTCCGTGGTTCGACCTCGCCTACCAGCTGCTGCGGATGGGGTTCGCGGTCGTCCCGGTGCTGCTGTGCGCCTACCTCCTCGTCCGCTCGGGCACCCGGGTGCGCGAGGTGTGGTTCCGCGGCGCCGGGTGGCGCGACCTCGGCTCCGGCGCGGTGATCGCGCTCGGCGTCGGGTCGCTGGGCGTGGTGTTCTACCTGGCGACCTTCGCGCTCGGCACGAACCTCACCGTGGTCGCCCAGGGCCTGCCCGAGGAGTGGTGGCGCTACCCCGTGCTGGTCCTCTCGGCGCTGCAGAACTCCGTGGTGGAGGAGTTCGTGGTGCTCGGGTTCGTCCAGGTCCGGCTGCGCCAGGCCGGCCTCGGCGACGCGAGCGCGATCGGGCTGGCCGCCCTGCTGCGCGGCAGCTACCACCTCTACCAGGGCCTCGGCGGGTTCGTCGGCAACCTCGCGATGGGGCTGCTCTTCGGCTGGCTCTACCGCCGCTGGCAGCGGGTCACCCCGCTGGTGGTCGCCCACACGTTCCTCGACATCGGCGCCTTCGTCGGGTACGCCGTGCTGGCCGGTCAGGTGGACTGGCTGCCCACGCTCTGA
- a CDS encoding AAA family ATPase, which translates to MTRLPSGAAGSTPAPEVVGRARESELLEAALRSGAHVVLEGPPGTGKSTLLREVARRRDSAFVLVEGNAELTPARLVGHFDPALVLERGYAVDVFVDGPLLDALREGGLLYVEELNRVPEETLNTLLTVMSEREITVPRLGVVRAEPGFGMVAAMNPYDAVGTARVSSAVYDRTCRITMGYQSAEAEEQIVAGRCPLPSPGWGAAAVALVRATRSHPEIRVGSSVRGAIDLAGMAHELARSRGVAPDDWDAGLDSALVALSGRVRVDEASQRTAEQVIEELYVEHFGPRPEDGSDERGEGEPPGEA; encoded by the coding sequence ATGACGAGACTCCCCTCCGGGGCGGCGGGCTCGACCCCCGCCCCGGAGGTGGTCGGCCGGGCGCGGGAGAGCGAGCTGCTCGAGGCCGCGCTGCGCAGCGGCGCCCACGTCGTGCTGGAGGGCCCCCCGGGCACCGGCAAGTCGACGCTGCTGCGCGAGGTCGCCCGCCGCCGTGACTCCGCCTTCGTCCTCGTCGAGGGCAACGCCGAGCTGACGCCCGCCCGACTGGTGGGCCACTTCGACCCCGCCCTCGTGCTCGAGCGCGGCTACGCCGTCGACGTCTTCGTCGACGGCCCCCTGCTCGACGCCCTGCGCGAGGGCGGGCTGCTCTACGTCGAGGAGCTCAACCGGGTCCCCGAGGAGACGCTGAACACCCTGCTCACGGTGATGTCCGAGCGCGAGATCACCGTCCCGCGGCTCGGGGTCGTCCGGGCCGAGCCCGGGTTCGGCATGGTCGCCGCGATGAACCCGTACGACGCCGTGGGCACCGCCCGCGTCTCCAGCGCCGTCTACGACCGGACCTGCCGGATCACCATGGGCTACCAGTCCGCGGAGGCCGAGGAGCAGATCGTGGCCGGGCGGTGCCCGCTGCCCTCGCCCGGGTGGGGCGCGGCCGCGGTCGCGCTGGTGCGGGCCACCCGCAGCCACCCGGAGATCCGGGTGGGGTCCTCGGTACGGGGCGCGATCGACCTCGCCGGCATGGCCCACGAGCTCGCGCGCTCGCGCGGCGTCGCGCCCGACGACTGGGACGCCGGCCTGGACTCCGCGCTGGTGGCGCTGAGCGGGCGGGTCCGGGTCGACGAGGCGTCGCAGCGGACGGCCGAGCAGGTCATCGAGGAGCTCTACGTCGAGCACTTCGGTCCCCGCCCCGAGGACGGCTCCGACGAGCGCGGGGAGGGCGAGCCACCGGGGGAAGCCTGA
- a CDS encoding phospholipase D-like domain-containing protein, giving the protein MPDEALLSAITTAAHRGVRVELFVGEEADQFLVGHAQRSYYSGLLEAGVVIHLYPAPAVLHAKYLTVDDTVGVIGSSNMDFRSFALTYEVMLLGFGGALVRRLQEHDDEQRAASRVLTVAEWQQRPWHRRYVDNVCRLTAALM; this is encoded by the coding sequence GTGCCGGACGAGGCGCTGCTGTCGGCGATCACCACCGCGGCCCATCGCGGGGTCCGGGTGGAGCTGTTCGTGGGCGAGGAGGCCGACCAGTTCCTGGTCGGGCACGCCCAGCGGTCCTACTACAGCGGCCTGCTCGAGGCCGGGGTGGTCATCCACCTCTACCCGGCGCCGGCGGTGCTGCACGCGAAGTACCTCACCGTCGACGACACGGTCGGGGTGATCGGCTCGTCCAACATGGACTTCCGCTCGTTCGCGCTCACCTACGAGGTGATGCTGCTCGGCTTCGGCGGCGCCCTGGTGCGCCGGCTGCAGGAGCACGACGACGAGCAGCGCGCGGCGTCGCGGGTGCTGACGGTCGCCGAGTGGCAGCAGCGTCCGTGGCACCGGCGCTACGTCGACAACGTGTGCCGGCTGACGGCCGCCCTGATGTGA
- a CDS encoding NDMA-dependent alcohol dehydrogenase, with product MKTQAAVVYEAGKRIEIEELTLDKPQAGEVLIRYTHAGLCHSDVHIAHGDLEARLPMVLGHEGAGIIEEVGPGVTRVKVGDHVVCSFIPNCGSCRYCANGQQSICDMGATILEGYLPGERFPITGPRGQYGAMCMLGTFSQYGVIHQNSCVPVDDDLPLDKAVLVGCGVPTGWGSAVNTADVKAGQTVVVIGVGGIGINAVQGAALSGAKNVIAVDPLANKREKAMELGATHAFASTGEAMETLTNLTRGQMADSAILTPGLMTSEIVGEGFNAVGKGGVVVLTGLNKLDEMNIQLPGSVMTLYRKQLKGSLFGDCNPTTDIPRILGLYQSGDIKLDEIITRTYTLDQVNEGYDDLLNGENVRGVVVHSH from the coding sequence ATGAAGACCCAGGCCGCCGTCGTCTACGAAGCAGGCAAGCGCATCGAGATCGAGGAGCTGACCCTCGACAAGCCCCAGGCGGGCGAGGTCCTCATCCGCTACACCCACGCCGGGCTCTGCCACTCCGACGTGCACATCGCCCACGGCGACCTCGAGGCCCGGCTGCCGATGGTGCTCGGCCACGAGGGCGCCGGGATCATCGAGGAGGTCGGCCCGGGCGTGACCCGCGTGAAGGTCGGCGACCACGTGGTCTGCTCCTTCATCCCCAACTGCGGGTCCTGCCGCTACTGCGCCAACGGCCAGCAGTCGATCTGCGACATGGGCGCGACCATCCTCGAGGGCTACCTGCCCGGCGAGCGGTTCCCGATCACCGGCCCCCGGGGGCAGTACGGCGCGATGTGCATGCTCGGCACCTTCAGCCAGTACGGCGTGATCCACCAGAACTCCTGCGTCCCGGTCGACGACGACCTCCCGCTCGACAAGGCCGTGCTCGTCGGCTGCGGCGTGCCGACCGGCTGGGGCTCGGCGGTCAACACCGCCGACGTCAAGGCCGGCCAGACCGTCGTGGTGATCGGCGTCGGCGGCATCGGCATCAACGCCGTGCAGGGCGCCGCCCTCTCGGGCGCGAAGAACGTGATCGCGGTCGACCCGCTGGCCAACAAGCGCGAGAAGGCGATGGAGCTGGGCGCCACCCACGCGTTCGCCAGCACCGGCGAGGCGATGGAGACGCTGACCAACCTGACCCGCGGCCAGATGGCCGACTCCGCCATCCTGACCCCCGGCCTGATGACCTCCGAGATCGTCGGCGAGGGCTTCAACGCCGTCGGCAAGGGCGGCGTGGTCGTGCTCACCGGTCTCAACAAGCTCGACGAGATGAACATCCAGCTGCCCGGTTCGGTGATGACGCTCTACCGCAAGCAGCTCAAGGGCAGCCTGTTCGGCGACTGCAACCCGACCACCGACATCCCCCGGATCCTCGGCCTCTACCAGTCCGGCGACATCAAGCTCGACGAGATCATCACCAGGACCTACACCCTGGACCAGGTCAACGAGGGCTACGACGACCTGCTCAACGGCGAGAACGTCCGCGGCGTCGTCGTCCACAGCCACTGA
- a CDS encoding VWA domain-containing protein, with amino-acid sequence MRRRPAHLGGDLDVDASLEAIAGARAAGARPSLEDLTATSWQRPDTAVCLLLDRSGSMDGPRLVTAAMAAAAVALRSSGELAVVAFDRRAEVVVELLAPVPPLRTVERVLGLRGHGMTSLDAALRAARDQLAPARAARRVTVLLSDCRATDDLDPTAAARALDELVVLAPASDDEEARRFARSVDARVASIERLDDLPPALDLLLGDGSG; translated from the coding sequence CTGCGGCGGCGCCCGGCGCACCTGGGCGGCGACCTGGACGTCGACGCCTCCCTGGAGGCGATCGCGGGCGCGCGCGCCGCCGGCGCCCGGCCGTCGCTGGAGGACCTCACCGCCACCTCGTGGCAGCGTCCCGACACCGCGGTCTGCCTGCTCCTGGACCGGTCGGGCTCGATGGACGGCCCGCGCCTGGTCACCGCGGCGATGGCGGCCGCCGCGGTCGCGCTGCGCTCCTCGGGCGAGCTGGCCGTGGTCGCCTTCGACCGGCGCGCCGAGGTGGTGGTCGAGCTGCTGGCGCCCGTGCCCCCGCTGCGGACCGTCGAGCGGGTGCTCGGCCTGCGTGGTCACGGGATGACGTCGCTGGACGCGGCGCTGCGGGCCGCGCGCGACCAGCTGGCGCCGGCCCGGGCGGCCCGGAGGGTCACGGTGCTGCTCTCGGACTGCCGCGCCACCGACGACCTCGACCCCACCGCCGCGGCCCGGGCGCTGGACGAGCTGGTGGTGCTTGCCCCGGCGTCCGACGACGAGGAGGCCCGCCGCTTCGCGCGGTCCGTCGACGCCCGGGTGGCCAGCATCGAGCGCCTGGACGACCTGCCGCCGGCGCTCGACCTGCTGCTGGGGGACGGTTCGGGCTGA
- a CDS encoding vitamin K epoxide reductase family protein — protein sequence MSAVDQQQPVDGRGGVDGPEEDLSAYDISLRPYGVGLVVLGALGLLAAFTLTVDKLKLLADPSFTPACDINPIVSCGSVMASDQAEVFGFPNSLLGLIGFAAVVALGLSLALGARLPRTVLAGLALGGLAGLVFVHWLAFQTLYEINALCPWCLVVWAVTIPTAVWSTLVAAGAGTSRSPRVVEKLWNVRYLIVLGWYLLLAGAILERFWDYWVTLL from the coding sequence ATGAGCGCGGTGGACCAGCAGCAGCCCGTCGACGGCCGGGGCGGCGTCGACGGCCCCGAGGAGGACCTGTCGGCCTACGACATCAGCCTGCGCCCGTACGGCGTGGGCCTCGTCGTGCTCGGCGCCCTCGGGCTGCTCGCCGCCTTCACGCTGACCGTCGACAAGCTGAAGCTGCTCGCCGACCCGTCCTTCACGCCGGCCTGCGACATCAACCCGATCGTGTCCTGCGGCTCGGTGATGGCCAGCGACCAGGCCGAGGTGTTCGGGTTCCCGAACTCGCTGCTCGGGCTGATCGGCTTCGCGGCCGTCGTGGCCCTCGGCCTCTCCCTGGCCCTCGGCGCCCGGCTGCCACGCACGGTGCTCGCCGGACTCGCCCTCGGCGGCCTCGCCGGGCTCGTGTTCGTGCACTGGCTGGCCTTCCAGACCCTCTACGAGATCAACGCCCTCTGCCCGTGGTGCCTGGTGGTGTGGGCGGTGACGATCCCGACGGCGGTGTGGTCGACGCTGGTGGCCGCCGGGGCCGGCACCTCGCGCTCGCCCCGCGTCGTGGAGAAGCTGTGGAACGTGCGGTACCTGATCGTGCTCGGCTGGTACCTGCTCCTCGCGGGCGCGATCCTCGAGCGGTTCTGGGACTACTGGGTCACCCTGCTCTGA
- a CDS encoding class I adenylate-forming enzyme family protein, with translation MLTSPTGRPLARLAADAWERWGEDTTTVFEGARWTSAELGRQARAVAGGLAGLGVRPGDRVVVLMANCPEVTVSYQAVWWLGAVTTPVLFLVSEDELRHVLVDSEAVVVVTTPEFAGKVLGAARGVATLRHVVVAGEPVEGTVAFADLVGQDEAAPADVDPTGLGALLYTGGTTGRSKGVMLSHDALSAAAWASVLNSTDPGHTVSILPLPLAHVFGLMVSTMGLHATQAGTTVLMRWFEPAAYLRLVASEGVHVGPVVPAMLRSLLTQPLEEHDLSALQRLSSGSAPLAEEVVEQLARRLPHVEVAEGYGCTETAALISSTPLGAVRRGSVGRPVHGISLRITAPDGREVPTGEDGEICVQGPSLMQGYWQAPDATASTLRDGWLHTGDVGRVDADGYLYVVDRIKDLIIRGGFNVYPRDVEEVLMAHPDIANAAVVGRPDDVHGEEVVAYVQPAAGAALDPDAVRAYAREHLSAVKYPREVHVVEQIPLTSVGKLDRKRLRAFGAG, from the coding sequence ATGCTGACCAGTCCGACCGGGCGGCCGCTGGCGCGGCTGGCCGCCGACGCCTGGGAGCGGTGGGGCGAGGACACGACCACCGTCTTCGAGGGCGCGCGGTGGACCTCGGCCGAGCTGGGCCGCCAGGCCCGGGCCGTGGCCGGCGGGCTGGCCGGGCTGGGCGTGCGGCCCGGCGACCGGGTGGTGGTGCTGATGGCCAACTGCCCCGAGGTCACCGTGAGCTACCAGGCGGTCTGGTGGCTGGGCGCGGTCACCACCCCGGTGCTGTTCCTGGTCAGCGAGGACGAGCTGCGCCACGTCCTGGTGGACAGCGAGGCGGTGGTCGTGGTGACCACCCCGGAGTTCGCCGGCAAGGTCCTCGGCGCAGCCCGCGGGGTGGCGACCCTCCGGCACGTCGTCGTCGCGGGGGAGCCGGTCGAGGGCACGGTCGCCTTCGCCGACCTGGTCGGCCAGGACGAGGCCGCGCCCGCCGACGTCGACCCGACCGGGCTGGGGGCGCTGCTCTACACCGGCGGGACCACCGGGCGGTCCAAGGGCGTCATGCTCAGCCACGACGCGCTGTCGGCGGCCGCGTGGGCGTCGGTGCTGAACTCCACCGACCCGGGGCACACCGTCTCGATCCTGCCGCTGCCGCTGGCCCACGTCTTCGGGCTGATGGTCTCGACGATGGGCCTGCACGCCACCCAGGCCGGGACGACCGTGCTGATGCGGTGGTTCGAGCCCGCCGCCTACCTCCGCCTGGTGGCCTCCGAGGGCGTGCACGTCGGCCCCGTGGTCCCGGCGATGCTCCGCTCGCTGCTCACCCAGCCGCTGGAGGAGCACGACCTGTCCGCCCTGCAGCGGCTCTCCTCGGGCAGCGCCCCGCTGGCCGAGGAGGTCGTCGAGCAGCTGGCCCGCCGGCTGCCGCACGTCGAGGTCGCCGAGGGCTACGGCTGCACCGAGACCGCGGCGCTGATCTCCAGCACCCCGCTCGGGGCGGTACGGCGGGGGAGCGTGGGCCGACCGGTGCACGGCATCTCCCTGAGGATCACCGCGCCCGACGGTCGCGAGGTGCCGACCGGGGAGGACGGGGAGATCTGCGTCCAGGGCCCGTCGCTGATGCAGGGCTACTGGCAGGCACCGGACGCGACCGCCAGCACGCTGCGCGACGGGTGGCTGCACACCGGCGACGTCGGCCGGGTCGACGCCGACGGCTACCTCTACGTCGTCGACCGGATCAAGGACCTGATCATCCGCGGCGGCTTCAACGTCTACCCCCGTGACGTCGAGGAGGTCCTGATGGCCCACCCCGACATCGCCAACGCCGCCGTCGTGGGTCGCCCCGACGACGTCCACGGCGAGGAGGTCGTGGCCTACGTCCAGCCGGCCGCCGGCGCGGCGCTGGACCCCGACGCCGTGCGCGCGTACGCCCGCGAGCACCTCTCCGCGGTGAAGTACCCCCGCGAGGTCCACGTGGTCGAGCAGATCCCGCTCACCTCGGTGGGCAAGCTCGACCGCAAGCGGCTGCGGGCGTTCGGGGCGGGCTGA
- the aqpZ gene encoding aquaporin Z, with protein MSTRTPTRPAPPTGTATPSLARRLPVEALGTFWLVLAGCGTAVLAGDEVGFVGISLAFGLAVLTMAYAVGHVSGAHFNPAVSVGLAVAGRFAWRDVPGYVVAQAAGGSLGALVLYVVASGRSGFSLADGFATNGYGDLSPTGYSLLAVAVAEAVLTFVFLYVILGVTDRRAPAGFGPLAIGLALTLIHLISIPVSNTSVNPARSLAVAWFDLAALGQVWLFLLAPVVGAALAGATYALVTGVDRRGTEIDGDDRVG; from the coding sequence ATGAGCACCCGCACCCCCACCCGTCCCGCACCCCCGACCGGGACCGCGACCCCGTCGCTGGCCCGTCGCCTTCCCGTGGAGGCGCTGGGCACCTTCTGGCTGGTCCTCGCCGGCTGCGGCACCGCCGTCCTGGCCGGGGACGAGGTCGGGTTCGTCGGCATCTCGCTGGCCTTCGGCCTGGCCGTGCTGACCATGGCCTACGCGGTGGGCCACGTGTCAGGGGCGCACTTCAACCCGGCCGTCTCCGTCGGCCTCGCCGTCGCCGGCAGGTTCGCCTGGAGGGACGTCCCCGGCTACGTCGTCGCCCAGGCCGCCGGCGGGTCGCTGGGCGCGCTCGTGCTCTACGTCGTCGCGTCGGGCCGCAGCGGGTTCTCCCTGGCCGACGGCTTCGCCACCAACGGGTACGGCGACCTGTCCCCGACCGGGTACTCGCTGCTCGCCGTCGCGGTGGCCGAGGCCGTCCTGACCTTCGTGTTCCTCTACGTCATCCTCGGCGTGACGGACCGCCGCGCCCCCGCCGGCTTCGGCCCGCTGGCGATCGGCCTGGCGCTGACCCTGATCCACCTGATCTCGATCCCGGTCTCGAACACCTCGGTCAACCCGGCCCGCTCGCTGGCCGTGGCGTGGTTCGACCTCGCCGCGCTCGGTCAGGTGTGGCTGTTCCTCCTCGCGCCGGTCGTCGGTGCGGCCCTGGCGGGCGCGACGTACGCGCTGGTCACCGGGGTCGACCGCCGCGGCACCGAGATCGACGGCGACGACCGGGTCGGCTGA
- a CDS encoding siderophore-interacting protein — MHARVTETRWLTPTLVRVVLGGEDLAGFERGPETDAYVNLALRPDGAPYDVVFDPAEVREQHPRETWPARRRYTVADWDAERHALSIDFVVHGDTGAAGRWAATAQPGDVLVWEGPSGGYRPEPGAEVHLMAGDESALPAIAASLRAVPPGARAVVRLLCDGPGHEVPLDSTGDLDLVWLHRRGDDGDVDLLAEAVRGAALPDPAAGRVQAFVHGEADEVRAVRRHLLVERGMTRADMSCSPYWRRTMTDEDWRAVKRDFVAAMEADG, encoded by the coding sequence TTGCACGCACGCGTCACCGAGACCCGCTGGCTCACCCCGACCCTGGTCCGGGTGGTGCTCGGCGGCGAGGACCTCGCCGGCTTCGAGAGGGGGCCCGAGACCGACGCGTACGTCAACCTGGCGCTCCGGCCGGACGGGGCGCCGTACGACGTGGTCTTCGACCCCGCCGAGGTGCGCGAGCAGCACCCACGGGAGACCTGGCCCGCGCGTCGGCGCTACACCGTGGCCGACTGGGACGCCGAGCGGCACGCGCTGAGCATCGACTTCGTGGTGCACGGCGACACCGGTGCCGCGGGGCGGTGGGCGGCGACGGCGCAGCCCGGGGACGTGCTCGTGTGGGAGGGGCCCAGCGGCGGCTACCGCCCGGAGCCGGGCGCCGAGGTGCACCTGATGGCGGGCGACGAGTCCGCCCTCCCCGCGATCGCGGCCTCGCTGCGGGCGGTCCCCCCGGGGGCGCGCGCCGTGGTCCGGCTGCTCTGCGACGGACCCGGGCACGAGGTGCCCCTGGACTCGACCGGCGACCTGGACCTGGTGTGGCTGCACCGCCGCGGGGACGACGGGGACGTCGACCTGCTGGCCGAGGCCGTCCGCGGGGCGGCCCTGCCCGACCCGGCCGCCGGGCGGGTGCAGGCGTTCGTGCACGGCGAGGCCGACGAGGTCCGCGCGGTGCGCCGCCACCTGCTGGTCGAGCGCGGCATGACCCGCGCCGACATGTCCTGCTCGCCGTACTGGCGACGGACGATGACCGACGAGGACTGGCGTGCGGTCAAGCGGGACTTCGTGGCGGCCATGGAGGCCGACGGCTGA